The DNA region AATACTTTCGGTTGATTGGTAGATTTAACTTATTTACCACCgtcaaagaaataaaactgCGTTGCTCCGCAATCTATCAACACTGTAACTGACTCTTCGTGGATACTacctttaattttcaatatcttTGGTTTATTGAGTGCAACAACAGAATTTTGTGACAACTCCATGACTCTGTTGTCCCCAACTTGAACATCTTCTCCGTCCTCGTTCTTGTCTTCCTCCACATCATCCTGTTCCTCACAGAGCACCACACGTAGCTGTTTAAATCAACTTTGATGATTGGGAGTATACCTTTCATCACACAGAAAACATAGGCTCTGGGTGATCTTTGACTGAAACTCTTTCTAAAAGAGACGCCTGGACCCATTCATCGGACTCGTTTGACGGTTGGGAGTGGCATAGTTGTCATTGGGGTAAGGTTTGGAAGAGACTTAAGTCAAATTTAGTAGTCAACCAGATGGTTGCTTGGTTTGGTTGATGAAGGCGGAAACATGTTGGCTGGAGTTGGAGGAAGAAGGTGATGAAATAGTGATTGGGTTATTAAAATCAGTAGTATAAGTGGGTTGGTTTTGGGCTGGGTTATGGTTTAAAGTGGTGGTAAAATGGTTGGGCTGGGTTTGTGTGGCTTGTTTAGTGGAGATGGGGTCATGGATTGGTTTGGCTGAATTGTGTATTGTGTTGGCATTCTGTGGACTGAAATTATGTTTGTAAGTGGGTTGGTTGGTTTGGGTTTTAAAAGTTTGGGTGTAGTTGGGTTGTGTTTAAATTTGGGTTAATAGGCTGTGGTGATATATAGTGCGGCTCGCTGGTAACTGGAAGCTGTGTTTGGGCTATGGGATCCAGTGCTCATTTCAGTTGGATTTGTGATTGGATCTGACCCAGTGAGAGCCCAGTTTCTGGCTTCAATGCATAGCGCCAAATGCATTATATTCTCCAGTGCCCTTGCTCCAAATAGACACAACTCTGCTTGGATGTCTTCTTTGAGTCCTGCTATGAATATGCCACTCAACCACTCGTCTGTCATCGTTAGAATCAATGCTGCCAATTGTTCAAACTGCTCACGGCACTCAATCACGGTTATAGTCTGTCAGAGTGAGATGAGTTCCTCCTGTGGCAATTGGAGCTGTGATGACCCAAAATGGAGGAGCAATTCCTCTTTAAATTCTCTCCAGTCTCAGAATGGCCATCAGGTTTCTCTTAATTGGAGCCAATTGAGAGCAGCTCCTTCGAAGCACAAAAGCACCACCAATGATCTCTCCATCTCACTGAGTCCATTAATCATGAAGTATCTTTCCACTTTGGCCAACCATCCGTGTGGATCTTCGAACAGGGGAAGCTCCAGCAGACATAAATTTTGCTCCCTCCGTCGAACTGTTTCTATTGAATTAAAATGAGCCATTGGTCGATTTTGGGAAGACTCTTTGTTTGACATTCCTGCCTTATGGTGAGGAGTTGGTCACTCGTTTGCGATAGATGGTGAGTTTTCTTTTGATTCAATTTCTTTCCATTTGGTCTCTTTCGCCATATACTGGTGGATTTCATACATGTATCTGTCGATGGCATTGAATCGACCATCCGTTTTAGTGAGCTTCAATGATAGTTCATCTATTCATGCGTCCATGGTGGAAACTCTGTTGATCGAAGTTCGGTATCCTTGTTCCAGGTTGTCTATTCTTCCCTCCATCCTTGTTGAAACCATTACCTAGATTCgtttgctctgataccactttaGTTGGAACCTGGCTTGATTTTTTTGGCGAAACAGTAGTTACCGCTATTTACCTCTGTGACTATGGTTGGTTACAGCGTTAATAAACTAAAACAGAGACGAtgtaattatagaaaatatgagaCAGAACTGAATAATCAGAAGAAGATGCCTCTTTCATTCTTTAATAATCATTCACTCCAAGGTATTACAATTCTGGAAAAAGCTCAAGAAAAACAAACACTCACTCCTAGCTATTTTAAGAGACCAATGCTCTCCACTATAACGAAAGAACAAttggaaatataaatttttttgcttGTGAGAGGCTAAGCATCACTGCTTAATTTATACAgattttcataacaaaatatttattaattggttCTTCGGTTTCTTCTTCTAGCTCTTTGTTTTCCTCTCCTGACTCTTCATTCCTTGGCTTCtcatttttacctttttcagCCTGTGTCCTATCACAGAATAATGAAGACAATTCTTTCCCTGCTGATTTAAATGCCATTCTATGCCTTTGTGCTTAATGACTTGGCATTGCCAAATCGATTTAAAAGAAGGCTTGCTCCAAATATAATGTGTAATTTGTTAAAAAGCTATGTTGCATGGTACTGATATTAATTTTACCATCTTTTTACAATGACTAAGCCTCTTAATAGGGATCATGGTTATCCTCTGAGAGTAGTTGTGCCGGGTGTAATAGGTGCCCGTTCTGTCAAATGGTTGGATGCCATTAACATCATTGCAGAAGAATGCCAGGTTGGTATTGTTTAACTGTGTATCAAATATATGCATCTATGTTTGTCTGATGAGTTAAATTGCTATTTTACAGGGCTTCTTCATGCAAAAGGACTACAAAATGTTTCCTCCATCTGTGGATTGGGACAATATCAATTGGGATAGCAGGAGGCCACTTATAGATTTCCCTGTTCAGGTATTTGCTTGTCTGTTTAAAGTAGTATTCCCTGCTCTTATATGTGGTGACATTTATCCACAGCTATGGCAGACTTTTGctatttttctttgataaattttgttatgttCTATCACAGACCAGTTCCATCTTATATCTTCTAAAGCTTATGccgaagagaaaatattcattcTTGAATCATCAATTAGATTATGAATCAAGTTTGTTTTTCAGTTTACTATGATATATAGCTTATTGCTGAAGAGAATGGTAAGAATAGTCGATTGACTGGTATGTGCATTAGGTATTTTTCACTGAGAAACATCAATATAAGTGTGGTGCTAGTATTACCTGACAAATACATGCAATTTGGTGGTTGACAGTGTGCAATTTGCTCTCTGGAGGATGTGGATGTGATTAAGCCTGGAAAGGTTAGTTCTCTTTCACTTTGGAGTCTATCATTAGTTTGCACCTATCAACCATTCAGTGTGACATTCACCTGTAGTTTGATAGTTTAccgtctttttttctttttttgtgcAATAGTATTAGTTTTATCAATTGTTTGGAAAATATACTTTAGATATTCATTTCTAAGTTTGATTTTCTGAAATTTAAGCAATATCTTTTCAgaatgcttaaaaaaaaaaaaaagtaaatgacTCTTACAGCATATGATACTTATTCAATGCATTACTTTTTTGTGTTGTGTCAAACTCCAATCCCATTTCTCGGCAAGAGAACAAGTAAACTTTCTCTTTGACAAAAAGTTGGACTAAGGTCTGTATATATCGTATTGTTAACTGATAAATCTTCTGCTATTATACAACTTGCAGATTAAAATTACTGGATATGCAGTATCAGGAGGTGGTCGTGGAATTGAGAGAGTAGATGTATCTGTTGATGGAGGCAAAAATTGGCTTGAAGCCTCCAGATATCAACAAACTGGTATTCCATACATTGCAGATGATATGAACTGTGACAAGTGGGCATGGGTGCTTTTTGAAGTCATAGTTGATGTTTCACATAATGCTCAAATTATTGCTAAAGCGGTATGTTGTCTTTCTGTTCATAGCAAAATTACACAACATTTATAATGTTAATACATAAGGAAGCTTGACATATATATACACGTATTTGTATTTAACTATGACTTCTTTTCACCATTGGGCAGGTGGATTCAGCAGCAAATGTCCAGCCTGAAAATGTTGAAACCATATGGAACTTGAGGGGCGTGCTTAACACTTCATGGCATCGGGTACATGTTCAAATTGGACATTCAAATATGTAAATGAGCTATTTTCATTCAGGTAATTGAATGGTTTTGTTGAATTCCCGTAGCAAGTGGCCAGACTGTTTTGATGTGCTATGTAAAAATGTGATGTGTTTCAGGTTGATGATGATATTTACTGTGgtgtttgaatatttttctatGTGGCCCTATTGCATTAATCATCAATCTCCCATTGTTGCatggtttatattttttctgGCGTTTGACATGACAGTTGCAGTAAGTGGAGCCATAAAATGAATTATTGCATGATGTGATTTCTGGGCCAAGGACGGTGTCTGACAAAGGAAAACAATTGAATGACATTTCTTTTAGAAATGTGCTACATGATTTCCTTTCAGAACTTTGTAttgtcaaaattatttaactttattattgAATCAAAGACGAAAGCTTGGCTCAAGTTATAGTTGCATGGAGTATCAATGGCGTCAATCATGTCATTGCATTATCTAAGTTGTGGTGCTATTTGATGGTATACATTTGGTGAAATTTTTGGCACTGGAAAATTTGTatgaacacacacacacaaacaaaCTATCTCTATATGTTTATATTGAAAGTAATTAACTGTCAATAGTAAACCCCTTTACTTTccttattttattgtttgacCACAATATTGAGTgtattaaagaatttaaagtaaaataatattattgtattatttgtcATACCTGTAAATTTCCCTTTCATTTTGGTTTAGTGACTGTTggtgtagttttttttttttttgtttgatttactaGATGCAGATATTcatgtgataaataataatcttcATTGATTTGATATCCCATTTAAAACTATGTAatgttattaattaaactaGTTCAATTAGATTTTAAAGTATTGTTTATTTATGGATGTAAGTGGACAAAgagacatttgtttttgttcacatggacatacttttaaaacattgaaattaaaattaaggtttaTGAAACAAAGAAAGCACATACTTGAATGAAACCTTTAAGTTTGTTTGCTGACATAATTATTGCCCAAATGTTCCCTTTGCAAAGGCTTCAAGGGGAATTTATTGTTCTTTTTACAAGGTGCTGAGAAAAACAGGAGCTGGATCGGCTGTGGCAATATATTGCTTTCAATCTAAGatgtttaaagtttaaacaaatcAGACCCTTTCTTTCTCAGGTAATTTTCCACCGCTATTAAACCTGAAACcttctggatttttttttcaatctaatACCTTGTTTGTTGGCATCTCTTAACCACCATTGcataattttaatacatgtGAAAGGACACAttgacacacacacacaaacgATAATGACACAGTAGGACTCCTACTAATATCAAATGGCaataatcttcttcttcttgctctATTTTTAGACAAATTATTCTCTTATTCTTTTGGTGTAACTCCtttttattatagtaatctAGGGGTGtgtataatttgtttcaaacctaaaattgaattgaattgtttaaaattatggtttgatttataaaatagtttggtttggattagaaaattttcaaacggTATTTTTCAAGTTGGGTTGTAGTTGGGGTGATTTTTAAACCGAATCAAATcgtaaactatatatttttttaaatatataaatataattatattttacataattttttaataaataattatgtgtacaatttatttttttcatatttttttgttattttttacatgtatattttatatatatttcatatttattttatatgtttatattaagttttagaaaactataattcaattaattttattaaataatatatatttagaaatgaataattttaatcagtttaaattgtaattgaaattagacttattttttttcagtttggtttagtttaaaaaaattttaaactattttttttcaatttagtttaaaagaatttttaaatcaCATTAAACTAGATGATATACACCTTTAGGGaatatttggtttgagtaatattttattatcaaaatagagaaattatcttgaagatagattacttaaaagattattaggtataaataattattatgttcgataaaatttggtaggtataaataattattgtgtttggttaaagataataaaataatactagtaaattattttacttaaatgcctttgaatataattatttttatattatttgttatattaattaaaaataaatttatttttatttcaaaaaattaataaataataatataattataacaaaatcaagattattttagtaatcttttaataaagatgacaatttggctCGATTTTAGGAGTCTCGACCCTCCCCAACCCTAACGGGGAAGGGATTCTCCGATAGAAACGGGGatagggatgaaaaaaatttcaacaatcgGGGATGGGTTGGGGAtagggatacatgtgtcccctcctcGCCCCTATTCCTATCCctatccctttatattaatatatttatttaaaatactaatatattttttatagttttaaattattta from Mangifera indica cultivar Alphonso chromosome 8, CATAS_Mindica_2.1, whole genome shotgun sequence includes:
- the LOC123223686 gene encoding sulfite oxidase-like; the protein is MPGLTAPSDYCREPLRHPCLKINSKEPFNAEPPRSALISSYVTPVDLFYKRNHGPIPLVDDIDRYCVTIRGLIENSKDLFMEDVRKLPKYNVTATLQCAGNRRTAMCKTKTVRGVGWDVSALGNAIWGGAKLADVLELVGIPKNTSVTKSGRKHVEFVSIDKCKEEKGGPYKASIALSQATNPDADVLLAYEMNGEPLNRDHGYPLRVVVPGVIGARSVKWLDAINIIAEECQGFFMQKDYKMFPPSVDWDNINWDSRRPLIDFPVQCAICSLEDVDVIKPGKIKITGYAVSGGGRGIERVDVSVDGGKNWLEASRYQQTGIPYIADDMNCDKWAWVLFEVIVDVSHNAQIIAKAVDSAANVQPENVETIWNLRGVLNTSWHRVHVQIGHSNM